Below is a genomic region from Bacillus cereus group sp. RP43.
CGCGCTACTTCTCTTCTATCTACTGTTTGGGCGGTGGATGCAAACACCTCTTGAGAAGCTTCGATTGAAAATTGCTAATAATACAGGATCAGCTCTTTCGTGGATTATGTGTATAGTTGGACTCATCCTGATTTTTAATAGCCTGGATTATTTGTAGGATGTTTGACCAGAATCTTAGATAAAAGTAGAATTATTCAACAATCGAGTGCTTTAATGGAGGAAAGACCACAAATATTATTAAACTTTTTTATAAAAGGATGATTCAATTGAGTTTAGAAAAAGCGTGTTTTGATCAATCTTTTTCAAAACACGCTTTTTTATTTGCTCTTTTATCAAGGTTTATTAAGTTAATTTAATCAGACTTTATTCCAAGCCTACATTCGATTCAATATCGAACTCATTCCCTATTAGTAGCCTAAATTTTTGCATCTAATTTTTCAGATTCAGTTCATTACCGGTTCTTTTTTCAAACTTAGCAACAGAACTGTTACCTATTACTGAGCTCTTGATAGATTCCATGCTATAGTATCAGTTCCATTCTCTCCATTACCATATTTCATATAATCGATTAAATATCCCACCTTTAACTTGTTACCATTAGATAGTATGTTCCATTGCTTATGGTGTCCAGTGAAGTTCTTTGGATATGCATGATTAAATTTAAAAGTACTTGCGTTCTGTTTTTGATCTAAATGGATATAACTATCTTGAAGTTTTAAATATGCATAATCTGAATAAATAGGACTTTGGAATTTAATTAATACCTCTTCATCCTTTTTAATTGGTTTTCCAGGTTTAGGTTGACCTACTCTTTCAATAATTACATTCACTTTTTCATCGCTAGATTTCTCAGCCCAAAGATACTCCCATTTATTCCCGGCGTGATGACTTCCCCAATAAGCTGTATTTCCATATGAAGCTACAGTATAAGGAACTCCTTCTGTAACAAATTCACCTGAATTATCTACTACATAATCTTCGAATTCTTTATTAGCTTTAATCTCTGCATCAATCTTTTGTGTAGGTGTTAGATTGTGTGCGTCATTAATTTCAAATGTAACTTCTCTGTGCGCTGCAATTTCAGATTTAATAGGGTGTATATTTTCTCTAGACTCATATGTATATCCATTCTCACGTTTAACTAGTGTTACTGTTTTTGAGGGACCACTCCATTTTGTCCTATAAGTAGTAGAGATCTCGTTGCTCACCCCAAATAAACCAGGTAAGATTGATGCCCGAATCTTTTGCGTAACAGGATCATAACTACTTTCTACTAATGTTGGTTGCTGTAGTTTTGCAAAAGCACCGTGTACAGAGTCTTTATGTAAATAACTGCGATCGCCCTGCCCCGCTTTTAAAGCGTTCAATGCATCAGTTCCATTATTATCTGAAACCACTGATACTTGATTATTACTTTTAGCCTTGTTTACAATATGCTTTACTTTATTCGTATCTATATTAATATGTTGAAAAACTTCGTTATAGGATAAGGCTGGCTTATCAGCAAGAGATTTGTCTTTAGGACTATATATCCTAAACTTTGGTATATTCCCTATATCTGTTTCTAATTGTTCTGTAGCTGCATTTACTCTAGATTCATATCTCCCTGAATCTCCCAAATGCATAACTTCTTCACCTTTTTCGATGGATAAATCCATTGTACTTGTAGGTAAAACTTCAATCGCAAGAAGTTCCCCTTGTTCAACAGCTTTCAATTCATCCAATGATAAGACAATATTCGCATCTGCTTGTCCCTCTAAACTATCAATTACTACTTCTGTTTTATTCCGTCCACCTTTTTCTGTACTTAAATAGTTTGCCTTATAACGATCTTGTGTTGCCTTTACAGTATTAATAATTTTGTTTCCTAAACGAATATTAAAATGAGGCGAAACATTTTCAGCGGATGCTGTGCCTACATTCTTATATTCCAAATGTACCCGTAATTTTGCTGCGTTCGCTGTATCCACAGTTGTTGCGGTAGACCAATCAAAATTATTTGTATAACTCTCCGTTTCAGTAGTTGTTTTTGAATATCCGTATCCCACGTTTGCTGAAACACTTCCGGAAGGAACAGGACCGGCTGCTGAGCCTTCTACACCACCTGAGCCACTTAGACCTACATTAAATGAATGTTGTGTAGATACGCTTTTTTCCCATCCTCTGCTAACAGATCCGCCATTATTATCCGTAATGGTTGCAATAGGAATTACTTCAATTCTTTTGACACCAATTTGTAAATTTGGCATATTGGCAACTATCGGATTGAAATTAGTATCAGAATCATTATTATAATTCTCAACCTCATACATATCAGTAAACGGATCACCATCCGTATTTGCATTCATAGGATTCGATATAAATTTTGGTTTCCCTTTATCCTTCTCGGGATCCCATGCTTTCGCTTCATTTTTTCCAGTTTGTGAATTGAATTCAATTTTATATCCATTAATCTCTAAGTCGTTAGAAATACCATCTTTGTCCCAATCGTTGTTTGCCATTTCAATGTTTTGTGTAATGAGCGAACCTATTTCCCCATCAGATCCGAGCGTGAAATTCTTATCTTCCTTTTTTGCATTTGTATTCTCTTTGAATATTTCAACTGTACTTCCTGGATTCGGTTGTTTCACATCTGCTAAAGCAGGAGATGCTAAAGTCAGTGCCATCGATACACTACCTAATACACTAAGTGCTGGCTTCAATTTTTTCATTGTTATTTTTCCTCCTTGGTTTCTAATTGAGTTAGAACACCTACTAGTAAGATTAATTTCATCATATATAACAAATCTTTCATTTCTCTCTCATAACTGTTAAAAAAGTCTCTCGTAAATATTACAAAACACTTACAGAGCTTAGTAAGGCTATATAATCTGTATATAAAACATCAAAAAAGCAGTAAAATGAACAATCGATTACACTATATACAAAAAAGCAGCTAGCCAAAGCTAACTGCTCACTAAAAATAAATTTAGTTTTTAGCTATGTCCTTAACTCGATAATCTTCTAAAGTGTTTACCGTAGCAGAACTCTTTTGTTGCTCATTACTCATTTTTATTCACAATTCCATTCTATGGTTTCTTATGAAATTTCAGTAAAAGAATCTATTAATTTTAAAATGTACAAATAGGAAGCGTGACTTCAACTATAGTTCCCTTATTCACTTCACTCTCAATAAATACCTTTCCTTGATGTGTTTCGATAATTTTATAACAGATCATTAATCCTAAGCCAATCCCCTCTTCCTTAATACTATAAAAAGGTTCTCCGAGATATGGTATACGTTCTTTTGGAATCCCGCACCCTTGATCGATAAAACGAATGCTTATTTGATCATTTTCAAGTTTATCAATTTGAATCAGAATTTCCCCTCCCGTTGGCATGGATTCCATTGCATTTTTTAAAATATTTACAAATACTTGTTTTAATTGATTTCCTTCACATGGAATCAATGGAATATCCGGTGTAAAATCGATTCGAATTTGTATATTATTCATCATTACTTGAGGTTGCAGTAGCATTAAAACTTGATCCATTAGCACACTAATATCATTCGGTTGTATCTTTACCACCTGTGGTTTAGCTACCGCCATAAATTCAGTTGTAATACTTTCTATACGCTCAATCTCTGATGATACTATATCTATATAACCCTGATTATTCTCATTTTCCGTTGATTTTAGTAATTGCATAAACCCTTTCATTGCGGTTAATGGATTATTAATTTCATGAGCCATTGCAGTCGCTAATTGTCCTACGACAGCGAGTTTTTCAGATTTTCGTAGTAATTCTTCTGTTTTTAACCGTTCAGTGATATCACGAGAGATACTTAGGAAAACTTTTTTACCATTCAAGTTAAAAACACGGACACTAAACTCAGTTGTTATTATTTTTCCTGTTGGAAAAACATATTCATCTTGCAAAGTGAAAGAAGTCTGTCCTTCTCTAATTTTTTCTAACAGCTTTATAATCATTGGAGAATCTTGTGGTACAGCATTTGGAAATGGCAACGATAGCAGCTCTTCTCTACTATATCCAAATCTTTTACACCCAACAGGGTTTACCTCAATAAATCGACTTGGAACCTGATCTTCATTTAGCTCTACTACATATACTGCGTCAGTTGCTTGTTCGATTAGTGCACGGTACTTCATTTCACTATCACTTAATTGTTGGTGTAATCGATGCCGTTCTCTTTCTGCTTGTTTTCTTTCAGAGATGTCTCTACATATTGCTGATAAAGCTATCACATTTCCTCTTACATCTAGAATAGGAGAAACTGTGAGACTGACATCAAGAAGGCTTCCATCGTTACGTTGTCTAACAGTTTCTAATCGAGTAACTACGGATTCTCTTGTTAGAATTTTCCGAATATTTTTAAGCGATTCGTCCATTAAGAAGTCTGGTACACAAGGTAATCTCTTACCTATGATTTCGTGTGATGACCACCCAAATATCTTTTCATAAGCTTTATTAGCTTGTAAAATATGTCCTTCTCGATCAGATATGGTAATAGCGTCTACATTATGCTTTATAAATGATTCCAGTAATTCTTTGGTTGCTCTTAATTCTGATTCTACCTTTTTCCTTTCGGTTATATCGACTGTAGAACCAACAACTTCAATAACTTGTCCATTTCGTTTAATCGGCCTAAGCGCAATAAGAATAATAGTTTTATCATTTGGCCAGGCTAATTCAAATATAATTTCTTTCCCTTCCCATGCTTGAAGATAATACTTCATCAATTGTGGAACTAAATGTGGAGGAACAATAGAAGCATCAATAGTGCGTAAGCTTTTCCCTACCACTTGTTCAGAATAAAATCCGTTTTGATAATAAAACTGTCCATCACATAAAGTGTGTATAAAGTGCTTACCCACTTTTTTAAATTTAAAGATCCCCCCTTGAAGCTCGTGTACGGTATCTGTGAGTTCTTGCTTCGATTTTTTTAATTTTCGATTCATTTTAGTTAAGTCCTGTGTTAAATAATATAATCTCTGGTAAGCTTCCATAAGAAATAGCCCAATTAAAAGTCCTAAAGCAATATATAATAAGCCTTGAGTGTAAAGCAATGTAGTATTAAAGAATACACCAACTAACCACTTTATTCCCACAAAAACAGAAAAATATAAAGATGCACTTTTAAATGGATTAAGGTTTTTAAAATATGTTTTAAAAACAGTAAATAGGATACCCATACCTAAATAAGCAATCACAGGTGGTTCCCAATACCCACCAATGTAAAAGATACGCATTATAATAATGCTAATTAACGTAATCCAACCAGCAATGCGACCAAAGTAAATATAAGATAGAATAAGAGGAACAACTCGAAGATCGTAGGAAAATCCCATGTACGGAAAAGAAAAGAACATCAAAGTAACTGCGATGATCCCCCCATAGAATTTTTCAAAATATCGCCTGGAATGACTCGTAAACACTTGAACAAATATTGCTGCGCTAACAAGTAAAGAAAAAATAGAAAGATTGATGAAATAGTCTTTAATAATCATGTAATGTCCCTCCTTGCATTAAGTATATTCGACAAAAAAGCGGAAAATCCTACAAATAGTATAAACAGTTCAGATGCATAAAATTTAAAATGCATGTAAGTAATCTCTAAATCTTGGACATACTGATACTGTTACTCTAAAAAGTTGTACAATCGGTATAAATATTGAAGAATTAGTACTTCTTACAAAGATATTCTTCTTAAAGGATGTCGACATGAGGTTAACATTTCAAAAAAAGTATCAAAATGCAGACCGAAACTGAGATTGACATATCAACAGACATTAACATGTTAACCTTCGAAAGAATAAAAATGTTAACTTCATGTCAACTCCCCTTGATAATAAAGTTAATAAGAAACTAATACTACATGGATAAACCATAAGTTTATTAGAACAAGAATTGAAATATATAATTTATAGAGGTTAAAAACATCAATAAATACAATGATTCCCTATTAAAATACAAAGGATATTTCTCTATATTTTAATAAAGTAATATATTTAGCGTAAATTGTTTTTTGTAACATGTAACTTAGAGATTCTCAATCCACTATCAGATATACAATTAAAGATTTAATACTTCTTACAAAGATATTCTTCCTGCAGAGTATTGATATGAGATTGACATTTCGTGAAGCTGGATCAAAATACATAACAGGAATGAGACTAACATATCAATAGGTATTAACATGTTAGCTAACAATAAATAAGAATGTTAATCTCATGTTAGCTATACTTAGCAATAATGAAAACAAGACATTAACAAAACATCTATAAAACCATGGTTTTATTAGGCCGAAAATTGAAATACGAAAATCCACACTAGTTAAGAATTGCGCTTTATAAACTACTAGAAGTTTCAAGTAGAAAAATCACTAAGAAATACAGACTATCAAACAAAGCAGCTCTCATTATAGTTAATTCAATCAATAAAATAATATTAATATGAGCAAAATTACTTTGTAATATACGGCTTAGAGGTCTCAAATCTATTCTTGGGCGAATAATTAAAGGATCATTATTTCAAATGCAGAAATCCTTTCTGTAAGTATTAACATGAGATTGACATTGTGCATAATTGGATCAAAATACTCATCATTAATGAGATTAACATATCAATTAACATTAACATGTTAATCCCCTGAACGATAATATTGTTAATCTCATATCAACTATTCTTGATTATTGTGATAACAAGACATCGACAAAACATCAATAGGCATATGTCCTTATTAATAAAAGCGTTAATAAACCAAGATTCACATCAGTCTTTATTGCTTATAATTAGAGACTGAATAGATCCTTCTATAAAAACTTTTTTCTTTATCGCAAACACTTAGAAATTAAGCATTACAGCTATTCAACAACAAAGCGAATGGGACCTTGTAGTGTTTCAAACTACTAATAGCCAATAACTCGACTAGCCATTAGAATTTAACGCTCATATGAACCTATATTACTTTACTAGTCTTGGAATCAGTTAAAAAGAGATACTACACTCTAATAGTCAAACAGGTATCCGTTATATATTCTCAGGTGTTATCTATGGAAAAGGCTCATACTACAATTAT
It encodes:
- a CDS encoding binary toxin-like calcium binding domain-containing protein; its protein translation is MKKLKPALSVLGSVSMALTLASPALADVKQPNPGSTVEIFKENTNAKKEDKNFTLGSDGEIGSLITQNIEMANNDWDKDGISNDLEINGYKIEFNSQTGKNEAKAWDPEKDKGKPKFISNPMNANTDGDPFTDMYEVENYNNDSDTNFNPIVANMPNLQIGVKRIEVIPIATITDNNGGSVSRGWEKSVSTQHSFNVGLSGSGGVEGSAAGPVPSGSVSANVGYGYSKTTTETESYTNNFDWSTATTVDTANAAKLRVHLEYKNVGTASAENVSPHFNIRLGNKIINTVKATQDRYKANYLSTEKGGRNKTEVVIDSLEGQADANIVLSLDELKAVEQGELLAIEVLPTSTMDLSIEKGEEVMHLGDSGRYESRVNAATEQLETDIGNIPKFRIYSPKDKSLADKPALSYNEVFQHINIDTNKVKHIVNKAKSNNQVSVVSDNNGTDALNALKAGQGDRSYLHKDSVHGAFAKLQQPTLVESSYDPVTQKIRASILPGLFGVSNEISTTYRTKWSGPSKTVTLVKRENGYTYESRENIHPIKSEIAAHREVTFEINDAHNLTPTQKIDAEIKANKEFEDYVVDNSGEFVTEGVPYTVASYGNTAYWGSHHAGNKWEYLWAEKSSDEKVNVIIERVGQPKPGKPIKKDEEVLIKFQSPIYSDYAYLKLQDSYIHLDQKQNASTFKFNHAYPKNFTGHHKQWNILSNGNKLKVGYLIDYMKYGNGENGTDTIAWNLSRAQ
- a CDS encoding PAS domain S-box protein translates to MIIKDYFINLSIFSLLVSAAIFVQVFTSHSRRYFEKFYGGIIAVTLMFFSFPYMGFSYDLRVVPLILSYIYFGRIAGWITLISIIIMRIFYIGGYWEPPVIAYLGMGILFTVFKTYFKNLNPFKSASLYFSVFVGIKWLVGVFFNTTLLYTQGLLYIALGLLIGLFLMEAYQRLYYLTQDLTKMNRKLKKSKQELTDTVHELQGGIFKFKKVGKHFIHTLCDGQFYYQNGFYSEQVVGKSLRTIDASIVPPHLVPQLMKYYLQAWEGKEIIFELAWPNDKTIILIALRPIKRNGQVIEVVGSTVDITERKKVESELRATKELLESFIKHNVDAITISDREGHILQANKAYEKIFGWSSHEIIGKRLPCVPDFLMDESLKNIRKILTRESVVTRLETVRQRNDGSLLDVSLTVSPILDVRGNVIALSAICRDISERKQAERERHRLHQQLSDSEMKYRALIEQATDAVYVVELNEDQVPSRFIEVNPVGCKRFGYSREELLSLPFPNAVPQDSPMIIKLLEKIREGQTSFTLQDEYVFPTGKIITTEFSVRVFNLNGKKVFLSISRDITERLKTEELLRKSEKLAVVGQLATAMAHEINNPLTAMKGFMQLLKSTENENNQGYIDIVSSEIERIESITTEFMAVAKPQVVKIQPNDISVLMDQVLMLLQPQVMMNNIQIRIDFTPDIPLIPCEGNQLKQVFVNILKNAMESMPTGGEILIQIDKLENDQISIRFIDQGCGIPKERIPYLGEPFYSIKEEGIGLGLMICYKIIETHQGKVFIESEVNKGTIVEVTLPICTF